The DNA segment CAGTATCCTCTTTGTCTCTTTCCTTCTTATCTTTTAAGTTCCCCATTCTATTGTCCCTAGCATTTACTCCTCGTGTGATACCCCTCTCCTGAGATATCtcctttaaattaatattttccttgagtttaattttattttcacgATTACCAGTATCAGTAGAATCAGAAGTTTTTCTGTCTGTCTTATCTGTGCCGGTTGATCCCTTCTTAACTGATTCTTTGTTGTGGCTCCTGCCTTCTGGATGGTTATTACTACTGGTAACAATTTTGGAGTCTCTGATGAGATTCTCGTTACCGACTGATTCTCCATCTTTACTGTTGCCACATATATATTCTATTCTCACTCCTCCCTTGCCAATTGTTTTAGCTTTGGACTCTGGAGAATTGGGATCATCTGAAGAAAATTCAGATGCCAGCCCACACTTGGCAGCTACATCATGTGAACTAATGCCAGATAAACTTTTATGTTCCCTTGCATGATTATGCAATTTACCATCAGGTATTGAAGCATCCAGGGACACAGAATTCTCAACATGATTTCTTGCATTGGATTTTTGTGAAGCATGTTTGTCTACTCTGTCACCGTTACCATCATGTGAACCTCTAACAGGTTCCCCCCTGTCATTCAGTATAATCTCGTTTTCAACATTTTTTGGTTCATTTCCAGAAGACCTACCATTACTACTCTGAACCAATGAAGGTTTGGATATTTGAGGTCCATCAGCATCATCTTCTTCATCTGAAGCGTAACTAGCAAGACCAAGTATATCACCACCAGGAGAGTGCAGGCTAGTACTTTCATTAACACCTTTATTTTCTTGGTTTTCTTTAATTGTTGTCAATACCTTCGCAGAAGCCTTGGGTTCTGAAACTATTGGAATAGGGATCTTATTGTTTCCAAGTTCATTGTTCTCACCTACTGCAGAAGAAAGATGTGACAAACTATGGAACATCTAAAACTAGCTTAACCATCAAATAGAAATTTGTCGAATTTGaagtttttagaaacaagattCTTTACCCTCAGCAGTCGGGTCATCTTCATTAAGAACTTTGGTAGCAATTTCATCAAAAAGCTCATCTGTGACCTGTTGATTCAAAATGGAGAAGCATCAAATAAAGTAAACCAAGAAATAAAGGAAGTCCAGTGTGCAAACCATTAGGCAAACAGAACCTTCAACAAAACTTCAGTTAGCACACGCTTTATTTCCTGGTTTATTGCTGCAGATCTGGCAGCTTGAGCATCGTCCTACATAGAACATGGAGGTATATTGGTCACAAGAACAAGAAGCTTCTTGAATGCATCATATTCTGATTGTGGAATAAGCAATTTAAGCAATGAATGGGAAACAGAGATGAGAAACTAGATGTGCAAAGCTAGAAGTACTTGTTAAAGCATCATTAAGATAGAATGTTGGAAACCTCAATAACTTGCTATACCTAAGACCACAAACGACACTACAGAAAAAAGATAGCATTACAAACGGACAGAAGAGGATCAGTCCGGCCATGGACTGGCACAGGTCTGGTACCTGAAATTGCATTCCTTGGAtagatatattgtgatatttgaatataaacaaaaaatttaACACAATATTTTTATGTGAacatatttttattgttttactATTCTAATGTAATTTCATATTTGTAATCTTTAAATTACTTTTTCCACTTGGTTCCAAACCTACCAATCCTATCAATCTCAAATCCCAACAAGACAGAATGAGGCACTCAAAAGAAAGAAAGTTCGAAAGGAGTCTAACTTCCTCCTattttataatattgaagtaTTGAAGCATCACAATCTTCTACACTCAAAAATCTCCAACATTCTTTTTAGGGCACTGCATAGAGCCCAGGGTCCTTCAAGTTAATATGGAACTGACACAAACTAGAGAAGTGTTCTAAACTATTTTAAACAATCGAAGCAACAAACTGGGAAACAAAGTAAATGAAATACACTCCCCTACTAATTAGATATACATTACTAAGTAGAGATATGCAAGCCCAACCTCATTATTTTTCGATATAAAACTAACAAGGTATTGCACATAGATATCACAGTACAACTGCAAAAGCAGTCACATGGTCCATATAGAGGCACCAGTAGTCATTAGTAAACACTATTCCTGCAAAGGCAGTCACGCAATCCACATAGGGGCACCAGTGGCATAGTCAATGGTGGCAACTATTACTGCAAAATCAGTCACCTGGTCCATAGAGAGGCACCAGTGGCATAGTCATTGGAAGGCACTATACCGAAGGGCATTGAGCACACAAATTTGGTTCATATAATTGGATAGTAAACACAATTTATAATTAACCAAGCAAATAAGGAAGTTTGTCATGAGAAGGCATGTAATTAAGCTTAAGAGTAACTTGAATGTAATCATACAAGGAAATacctcatcatcttcatcatcatcagttGATTTGGCTGAATCAACACTCTTGTCAGCCTGATCAGCCTTCCTATATGATTTATCATCATCTTCAGATCCCATGGAATTGTGAGAACTCCCACTTTGGTGGCTGGCATAGGTACTTGCGATCACAGATTTATTCTTTATAATTTCTTCTCGAAGCCAATTAGGTACTGCAGCCTGGAGTTTCAGAATCATGAATGTTGATGATTGTTAAATGAGGATAAAGAAATTAGAGGAAATAACTTAAGTTACCTTTTTTGGGCGTTCAGAAATATTGAAAGGACCACTAGCATCTGCAGGGAACATTGGTGCTTGATTAAGTGATGTCCCAGTGACTAAGCCAAAAGGTGCAGTGGTAGGTGGTACACCAGGCCTGAAGTTGGGTCCAGGTAGCCTTCCATAAACTGGGGAAGGATGTGGCCCCAAAGAAGGCTGCGGTGCAAAAGGAGGTTCCAACTGTAAAGAGGAACAGCATATTAATGTCAGAAATTTGAAtatacaagagacaaaaaaatTGGTGAAGCCAATATTTGCAACCTGTGTCACAGATTGTGCTAAAGAAACTTGGGGGAAAACCCCTGGAACAGTTGGAGTCCAAGCATTCACAGACATGGCAGTTGCATCACGATCCATCAACCCCATAGTCTGAGTTGGATCAGCAGGACCATAACTAACTTTTGTATGTGGTTCAAATTCAGAAGCAGGCCTAGGCTCAAAATCCAGAGGTTTGTTGCTGGCATCAGTTAGTGCTGCCTGTGGATGGATGAACCCTTCTTGTGCAGATAATACAGGCAAAGGGAATTGATTTACAGCATCTCTGTTACCTGATTTTACAATGAAAAGTCATTTGCACTAAATTCAAGAAGCATTAGAAGCATAGAAATGCATCACATCTTCTGACACCAGGTGTAATGCCAGCACAGGGACCACTCCCATCATAACTATAGGTTTTTGTATTCTTAAAGTGACCACATATTCCTAACATATACAGATGGTGAAATAAAGATTAACAAATTCACAATCTGATTCATATGACCTCTTAAATCATGGATAAGTGATCTGAAAGAGAAAGTCCTCTAGCCTTATTGAATCAAAATTCACAA comes from the Musa acuminata AAA Group cultivar baxijiao chromosome BXJ2-8, Cavendish_Baxijiao_AAA, whole genome shotgun sequence genome and includes:
- the LOC103994115 gene encoding uncharacterized protein LOC103994115 yields the protein MDSFQGRHFTGGGGGGDPYQQHQPPQQNPFPNPYHHPPQPTTNYSYPPPPPHHHPHHYPSPPPPPPTIPSQQQQQQQQQWVHPESHLQHHHPPLPPLPPPYPQPMPPYAVQSTPPFHNQYHPHPPLPAPHHVPLPPHQHRLPSPPPPSTAYPPPPQQQWTGPSWAQHQGWEYPERNLSYNTEDDWATRAKAWAAAKSVTDNHQVHSQVMPVGRMEEHSYTYHDQIHNATGPPLDAQQSSLSQSINQQLPNYALDQQKQVNHSHGYASFPAPYVADSHMHYNAGEEAVAPHKDHNSPARNFGSTSSIYEKEVPYSYSSVPGNRDAVNQFPLPVLSAQEGFIHPQAALTDASNKPLDFEPRPASEFEPHTKVSYGPADPTQTMGLMDRDATAMSVNAWTPTVPGVFPQVSLAQSVTQLEPPFAPQPSLGPHPSPVYGRLPGPNFRPGVPPTTAPFGLVTGTSLNQAPMFPADASGPFNISERPKKAAVPNWLREEIIKNKSVIASTYASHQSGSSHNSMGSEDDDKSYRKADQADKSVDSAKSTDDDEDDEDDAQAARSAAINQEIKRVLTEVLLKVTDELFDEIATKVLNEDDPTAEVGENNELGNNKIPIPIVSEPKASAKVLTTIKENQENKGVNESTSLHSPGGDILGLASYASDEEDDADGPQISKPSLVQSSNGRSSGNEPKNVENEIILNDRGEPVRGSHDGNGDRVDKHASQKSNARNHVENSVSLDASIPDGKLHNHAREHKSLSGISSHDVAAKCGLASEFSSDDPNSPESKAKTIGKGGVRIEYICGNSKDGESVGNENLIRDSKIVTSSNNHPEGRSHNKESVKKGSTGTDKTDRKTSDSTDTGNRENKIKLKENINLKEISQERGITRGVNARDNRMGNLKDKKERDKEDTEGRKEKARDEKEGNSRRLTKDLRHNSRRSPSPNHRGRNSKENSLHGHGSISSDEPSEISKKRRLQSRSPSPTRSRTRQVSRSPHRKHSHRRHSPYSSERRRSRSTTPVHRRR